One genomic region from Prochlorococcus marinus CUG1433 encodes:
- a CDS encoding TolC family protein — protein sequence MLRKVKNSILILPLALFVNSLEVISSEKKDLIDKFLEEKSNLPFINYQEIEKIVLNNEELKSLKNLVTSASFNLSSQISQRYPSLDFQANGLPKYVSGKKYSSNSETLKTSQFTANPSLNLKWDLIDPLRGSDIKIAKENFKIAENNYEIKKKDLIQEARLRYHKYQKSFQEIQNKKFTLDLSTTSLNNAKAKLDAGIGTKFEVLEADAQLSRDKQSLNEKKIEHKINQISLKEILNIKGDFEITKEQNLEGFWNHRLNKNIAEGLNENLSLKNLILQKSIKDSQAKSFLSQNKPNIYISNTFASTFSKGDSLSSNINSEKSGSNYTNTISLNFTWSIFNGGKSKNSYKSKIAEAESEEYAYKNLKNVLTTNISKAYMNLKLNEEKIISSQKEIESSKESVRLSRLRYDVGISTLKDVLVRQSELSNAISKNINAKYNYNVNIDELERLTFLEKSKNCLDNNNNKNIDSFCNSLI from the coding sequence ATGCTTAGAAAAGTAAAAAATTCTATTTTAATTTTGCCTCTTGCTCTTTTTGTTAACTCTTTAGAGGTAATATCGAGCGAAAAAAAAGACTTAATAGATAAATTTTTAGAAGAAAAATCAAATTTACCTTTTATCAATTATCAAGAGATAGAAAAAATTGTCTTAAATAATGAAGAGTTGAAATCATTAAAAAATTTAGTTACCTCAGCAAGCTTTAATCTTTCAAGTCAAATTAGCCAAAGATATCCATCCTTAGATTTTCAAGCCAATGGGTTACCAAAATATGTTTCAGGTAAAAAGTATAGTAGTAATTCGGAGACTTTAAAAACATCACAATTTACGGCAAATCCTTCTCTTAATTTAAAATGGGATTTAATAGACCCACTCAGGGGATCCGATATCAAAATTGCCAAAGAAAATTTTAAAATTGCAGAAAATAATTATGAGATTAAGAAAAAAGATTTAATTCAAGAAGCAAGATTGAGGTATCACAAATACCAAAAGTCATTTCAAGAAATACAAAATAAAAAATTTACCCTTGACTTATCAACTACAAGTTTAAATAATGCCAAGGCAAAGTTAGACGCTGGAATAGGTACAAAATTTGAGGTTCTTGAAGCAGATGCTCAATTGTCTCGAGATAAACAATCTCTTAATGAAAAGAAAATTGAACATAAAATCAACCAAATTTCGCTCAAAGAGATTCTTAACATAAAAGGAGATTTTGAAATTACTAAAGAGCAAAACCTAGAAGGTTTTTGGAATCATAGATTAAATAAAAATATTGCTGAGGGTTTAAATGAAAATCTTTCTTTAAAAAATCTCATTCTTCAAAAATCTATTAAAGATAGCCAAGCAAAAAGTTTTTTATCTCAAAATAAACCCAATATTTACATAAGCAACACATTCGCAAGTACATTTTCCAAGGGTGACTCTCTATCTAGTAATATTAATTCTGAAAAATCTGGATCTAACTATACAAATACAATCAGTTTAAATTTTACATGGAGTATTTTTAATGGCGGAAAGTCTAAAAACTCTTATAAATCAAAAATAGCAGAAGCAGAATCTGAGGAATATGCTTACAAAAATCTAAAAAATGTTTTAACTACAAATATTAGTAAAGCCTATATGAATCTAAAATTAAATGAAGAAAAAATAATCTCTTCTCAAAAAGAAATCGAATCAAGCAAAGAGTCCGTAAGGCTTTCCAGACTTAGATATGATGTTGGCATATCAACCCTCAAAGATGTACTTGTAAGACAAAGTGAATTAAGTAATGCAATATCAAAAAACATAAATGCTAAATACAATTACAATGTAAATATAGATGAATTGGAAAGATTAACTTTTCTTGAAAAAAGTAAAAATTGTTTGGATAACAATAATAATAAAAATATAGATTCTTTTTGCAATAGTTTAATATGA
- a CDS encoding inositol monophosphatase family protein translates to MNLPNLTNKQLSKLDSLFELVSQRQKKDFGNISASNKADGSLLTSCDLWSDKTIVDGLAAIAPGEGVLSEEGGKLIPNTKAYWVVDPLDGTTNFAAGIPYWSISVARFVDGKPESSFLIIPTLKKKFVSIKGKGVWLNNKKINPSQNNHQSECISLCSRSIKILQKNPNSVFPGKIRLLGVSSLNLTSVAMGQTFGAIESTPKIWDIAAAWLLLEELNCSITWLETNPLNLVAGQNLSDVNFPLIACRSIEKIKILKPWGDLLIDKQLHHK, encoded by the coding sequence ATGAATCTACCCAATTTAACTAATAAACAATTAAGTAAATTAGACTCGTTATTTGAGTTAGTTAGTCAAAGACAAAAAAAAGATTTTGGAAATATAAGTGCTAGCAATAAAGCAGACGGATCATTGTTAACAAGTTGCGATTTATGGAGTGATAAAACAATAGTAGATGGTCTGGCTGCAATAGCCCCAGGCGAGGGCGTCTTAAGTGAAGAGGGAGGGAAGTTAATTCCAAACACAAAAGCTTATTGGGTTGTCGATCCACTTGATGGGACAACAAATTTTGCTGCAGGCATTCCTTACTGGTCTATATCAGTCGCGAGGTTTGTTGATGGCAAACCGGAATCTTCTTTTTTAATAATCCCAACATTGAAAAAAAAGTTTGTATCTATTAAAGGCAAAGGGGTTTGGTTAAATAATAAGAAAATAAATCCTAGTCAAAATAATCACCAAAGTGAATGCATTTCTTTATGCAGTAGGTCTATAAAAATTTTACAAAAAAATCCAAACTCAGTATTTCCTGGCAAAATCAGGCTTTTAGGTGTATCTAGTTTAAATCTAACGAGTGTAGCGATGGGTCAAACTTTCGGAGCTATAGAATCAACCCCCAAAATATGGGACATTGCAGCAGCCTGGCTGCTATTAGAAGAACTCAATTGTTCTATAACCTGGTTAGAAACAAACCCTTTAAATTTAGTTGCAGGACAAAACTTAAGCGATGTTAATTTCCCATTAATTGCCTGTAGATCGATAGAAAAAATTAAAATCTTAAAACCATGGGGTGACTTATTAATAGATAAACAGTTGCATCATAAATAA
- a CDS encoding YihY/virulence factor BrkB family protein, with the protein MQRSSTWILKSLWGACERWSKSDCIDLSAAFAYYTLQSFFPILLISLSIASWFLGKQEGLDQQIISIAAQLLPPSVVELVETTLFNLIDQGFGAGILGAMFLLFTAGNAYLSLQRGSDRLWEDELPSKKENAAWRVQASRFLRNRIEAFLIVFFIGFLMVLDQISANLRMIPSNVLENLSKSNNLISDLLLKLPLLQVGQFAVPLIGFSLMALLLQALLPSRKVPLRPLLPGSFLIGIGLTTLNLAVSKSILSLGARFQAYGFIGGFLVLTLWVWLLGVILYFGQCWSVVIASMSLVNKKRHHR; encoded by the coding sequence ATGCAGCGAAGCTCAACATGGATCCTGAAAAGTTTATGGGGAGCTTGTGAAAGATGGAGCAAATCTGATTGCATTGATTTAAGTGCTGCCTTTGCTTACTACACACTACAATCATTTTTTCCTATTCTTCTAATTTCTCTTTCAATAGCATCGTGGTTCCTAGGTAAACAAGAGGGATTAGACCAACAAATAATTTCTATTGCTGCTCAGCTTTTACCCCCTTCAGTAGTTGAATTAGTAGAAACAACATTATTTAATTTGATTGATCAAGGTTTTGGAGCAGGCATTCTAGGAGCTATGTTTTTGCTTTTTACAGCAGGAAATGCATATCTATCTCTTCAGAGAGGTTCAGATAGGCTTTGGGAAGACGAACTTCCTTCAAAAAAAGAAAATGCTGCTTGGAGAGTTCAAGCTTCGAGGTTTCTCCGAAATAGAATTGAAGCCTTTTTAATAGTATTCTTTATAGGTTTTTTAATGGTACTCGATCAAATTAGTGCAAATCTTAGAATGATCCCAAGTAACGTTTTAGAAAATCTCTCAAAATCTAATAATTTAATTTCAGATTTATTATTAAAGTTGCCTCTATTACAAGTTGGTCAGTTTGCAGTACCACTAATTGGCTTTTCTTTAATGGCTCTTTTATTACAAGCCCTATTACCTAGTAGAAAAGTCCCTTTAAGACCACTACTGCCTGGATCTTTTCTTATCGGTATTGGTCTAACCACTTTGAACTTAGCAGTCAGTAAAAGTATTCTCTCACTTGGTGCAAGATTTCAGGCATATGGTTTTATTGGAGGTTTTCTTGTACTTACTTTATGGGTATGGCTACTAGGAGTGATTTTATATTTCGGACAGTGTTGGAGCGTAGTTATTGCTAGTATGTCCTTAGTAAATAAAAAAAGACATCATAGATAA
- a CDS encoding high light inducible protein codes for MNNDNQPRFGFVNFAETWNGRMAMMGILIGLGTELITGQSILRQIGIG; via the coding sequence ATGAATAATGACAATCAACCAAGATTTGGTTTCGTGAATTTTGCAGAAACTTGGAATGGCCGAATGGCAATGATGGGCATTCTAATCGGTCTTGGCACTGAATTAATAACTGGACAAAGTATTCTTAGGCAAATTGGAATAGGTTAG
- a CDS encoding DUF2973 domain-containing protein yields MTILFPIIYSAALTYLVWKAFKVMSNGWNIPRVEKNRYGTSNFKQKKYTVHPELLDKAGNITEEELLTVRFSNDNDSTLEEKGSTTD; encoded by the coding sequence ATGACTATTCTTTTTCCAATTATTTATTCCGCAGCCTTGACCTATCTAGTTTGGAAAGCGTTTAAAGTAATGTCAAATGGTTGGAATATACCTAGGGTAGAAAAAAATCGTTACGGTACTTCTAATTTTAAACAAAAAAAATATACAGTTCATCCAGAACTCTTAGATAAAGCAGGAAACATAACTGAAGAAGAGCTTTTAACTGTAAGATTTTCAAACGATAATGACTCTACTTTAGAAGAGAAGGGTTCAACAACTGATTAG
- a CDS encoding trypsin-like peptidase domain-containing protein, whose protein sequence is MKSYNHRQFLLSSLISIGIICPLNVVSQPVSKTKINEVNIISKKSFITSAVEKTGPSVVTIDTQRYVKKRKFPRNSQLFLDPYFERFFGLDLPKDNQPSIEQSQGSGFIFEDGLVMTNAHVVNGSDKVIIGLKNGKKFSGKVIGQDFFTDLAVVKIEGKGPWPKAKLGDSTKIKVGDWAIAVGNPFGLENTVTLGIISNLKRNVTQLGIYDKKLELIQTDAAINPGNSGGPLLNSNGEVIGINTLIRSGPGAGLSFAIPINQAKKIADQLIKNGKVIHPMIGISLIDKNDSGINNYSVRVGYVVPNSPAENSGIMVNDVIIKVGNTDIERASDVISEISKNGIKKQIDILLKRKNKFIRVKVLPTDITNLQNN, encoded by the coding sequence TTGAAAAGCTACAACCACAGGCAATTTTTACTTTCCTCGCTAATTTCAATTGGTATTATATGCCCTTTAAATGTTGTATCCCAACCAGTATCTAAAACCAAAATAAATGAAGTTAATATAATTTCAAAAAAATCTTTCATAACCAGTGCGGTAGAAAAAACAGGTCCTTCAGTTGTAACAATTGATACTCAAAGATATGTTAAAAAAAGAAAATTCCCGAGAAATTCCCAACTATTCCTAGACCCATATTTTGAAAGATTTTTTGGATTAGATTTACCTAAAGACAACCAACCAAGTATTGAGCAAAGCCAAGGAAGTGGATTTATATTTGAAGATGGTCTTGTAATGACTAATGCTCACGTTGTAAATGGTTCAGACAAAGTAATTATTGGTTTAAAAAATGGGAAAAAATTTAGTGGGAAAGTAATAGGTCAGGACTTTTTTACCGATTTAGCTGTGGTTAAGATTGAAGGAAAAGGGCCTTGGCCAAAAGCAAAATTGGGCGATTCAACAAAAATAAAAGTTGGTGATTGGGCAATCGCAGTTGGAAATCCATTTGGACTAGAAAATACAGTTACTCTTGGAATTATTAGTAACCTAAAAAGAAACGTCACTCAACTAGGAATATACGATAAAAAACTTGAACTTATTCAAACAGATGCTGCTATTAATCCTGGAAATTCTGGTGGACCATTATTAAATAGCAATGGAGAAGTAATTGGTATTAATACCTTAATCAGATCTGGTCCTGGAGCTGGTTTAAGTTTCGCAATTCCAATCAATCAAGCTAAAAAAATTGCAGATCAACTCATAAAAAATGGGAAAGTAATACATCCAATGATTGGAATAAGTCTGATAGATAAAAATGATTCTGGAATAAATAATTACTCGGTTAGGGTGGGTTATGTAGTTCCTAATAGTCCAGCCGAAAATAGTGGAATAATGGTTAATGACGTCATCATTAAAGTAGGTAATACAGATATTGAAAGAGCTTCAGACGTAATAAGCGAAATAAGTAAAAATGGTATTAAAAAACAAATAGATATACTTTTAAAGCGAAAAAATAAATTTATCAGAGTAAAAGTTTTACCAACTGATATAACTAATTTACAAAATAATTAA
- a CDS encoding ABC-F family ATP-binding cassette domain-containing protein, whose protein sequence is MIRFEDISKIYSTDVVLKNINWEIKKGEKVGLVGSNGAGKSTQFKILIGEEEQTSGKIIKEGNPKIAHLKQELDCNFNFSVREELESSFKDIQIVAIKLLEIENKMKLLDIKKNSFELETLVNQLAKYQAKFEALGGYKMQSDVEKILPKLGFSLEDADKLVGNFSGGWQMKVALGKIILQKPDLLLLDEPTNHLDLDTIFWLEEYLSSLKIAIIIISHDRYFLDKLCQKIIFIDRGISETYNGNYSFFVEQKSLNEESQNKAYQLQQKEIAIQKKYIDRFRASATRSSQAKSREKQLNKISKIEAPRANSKSPAFDFPDCPRSGKLVLNIKNLSHSYDDKILFLDVNLKISAGEKIAILGPNGCGKSTLLKIIMKKIHPEIGEINLGKHNIITSYYEQNQAEALLLEERVIDLICKKSPEWSQKKVRTFLGGFGFQNETVFKYIKQLSGGEKARLALALMIINPSNFLLLDEPTNHLDLQSKENLELAIKNYKGSLLIISHDRYFISKVANRIVEIKDSKLLSYDGNYEYFLEKNK, encoded by the coding sequence GTGATTAGATTTGAAGATATAAGTAAAATTTATTCTACAGATGTTGTTTTAAAAAATATTAATTGGGAGATTAAGAAAGGAGAAAAAGTTGGCTTAGTTGGTTCTAATGGTGCAGGTAAATCAACCCAATTTAAGATTTTAATTGGAGAGGAAGAGCAAACAAGTGGAAAGATTATAAAAGAGGGAAATCCTAAGATCGCCCATCTAAAACAGGAATTAGATTGTAACTTTAATTTTTCAGTGAGAGAAGAATTAGAAAGCTCTTTTAAAGATATACAAATTGTTGCCATTAAACTTTTAGAAATTGAGAATAAAATGAAATTATTGGATATAAAAAAAAATTCCTTTGAACTTGAAACATTAGTAAATCAACTTGCAAAGTATCAAGCAAAATTTGAAGCTTTAGGTGGTTATAAAATGCAATCTGATGTAGAAAAAATTTTACCAAAACTAGGTTTTTCTCTCGAAGATGCTGATAAATTAGTTGGAAATTTTTCGGGTGGTTGGCAGATGAAAGTTGCGCTTGGAAAAATAATCTTGCAAAAACCTGATTTACTTTTACTTGATGAACCAACTAATCATTTAGATTTAGATACTATTTTCTGGCTGGAAGAATATCTATCATCCCTTAAGATTGCAATCATTATAATTAGCCATGATAGATATTTTTTAGATAAATTATGCCAAAAAATTATTTTTATAGATAGAGGAATATCTGAAACATATAATGGTAACTATTCTTTTTTTGTGGAACAGAAATCTTTAAATGAAGAATCACAAAATAAAGCATATCAATTACAACAAAAAGAAATTGCGATCCAAAAAAAATACATTGATAGATTTAGAGCTAGTGCCACAAGAAGTTCTCAAGCCAAGAGTAGAGAAAAACAATTAAATAAAATTTCTAAAATCGAGGCTCCTAGAGCAAACTCAAAAAGTCCTGCTTTTGATTTTCCAGATTGTCCTCGCTCAGGAAAATTAGTGTTAAATATCAAGAATTTATCTCATAGTTATGATGATAAAATTCTTTTTTTAGATGTAAATTTAAAGATTTCTGCTGGAGAGAAAATAGCAATATTGGGACCTAATGGCTGTGGTAAATCTACATTGCTTAAAATTATTATGAAAAAAATACATCCTGAAATTGGAGAAATTAATCTTGGAAAACATAATATAATTACTAGCTACTATGAACAGAACCAAGCTGAAGCACTGTTACTTGAGGAGAGGGTAATTGACTTAATATGTAAAAAATCTCCCGAATGGTCACAAAAAAAAGTAAGAACATTCTTAGGAGGTTTTGGCTTTCAAAATGAAACTGTTTTTAAATATATTAAACAACTTAGTGGGGGAGAAAAAGCAAGATTAGCGTTGGCTCTTATGATTATAAATCCAAGTAATTTTCTTCTTCTGGATGAGCCAACTAACCATTTAGACCTGCAATCTAAAGAAAATTTAGAATTAGCAATTAAGAACTATAAAGGTTCACTACTAATAATTTCTCATGATCGATATTTTATTTCAAAGGTTGCAAATAGGATTGTTGAAATCAAAGATTCAAAGTTATTATCATACGATGGAAATTACGAATATTTTTTAGAAAAAAATAAATAA
- a CDS encoding TrkA family potassium uptake protein, with protein MADWWQWSQKRENEALTFAVVGVGRFGTAVCRELISNGADVLAADYSEKAIDDLRQLEPSIEARVVDCTDEESMKESGILEMNTVVVGISEPIEASITTTLIAKDSEGSKVKRVIARATSDLHEKMLKRVGADKVVFPSRMQGERLGLELVRPNLIERLELDNQTGIDEITVPEEFIGRSLRDLNLRKNYLVNVLAAGPAEELTVNPPAKYILERGNILVVMGKTVDLQKLPQN; from the coding sequence ATGGCTGATTGGTGGCAGTGGTCTCAAAAGAGAGAAAATGAAGCACTCACTTTTGCAGTTGTTGGCGTTGGAAGATTTGGAACCGCAGTTTGCAGAGAACTTATTAGTAATGGTGCTGATGTTTTAGCTGCAGATTATTCGGAAAAAGCTATTGATGATTTAAGGCAATTAGAACCTTCGATAGAAGCGAGAGTTGTAGATTGTACTGATGAAGAGTCTATGAAGGAATCGGGAATTCTTGAAATGAATACTGTTGTAGTGGGTATTAGTGAACCAATTGAAGCAAGTATAACTACAACTCTTATTGCTAAGGATAGTGAAGGTAGCAAAGTGAAAAGAGTAATAGCGAGAGCTACTAGTGACTTGCACGAAAAAATGCTAAAAAGAGTAGGTGCAGATAAAGTTGTTTTCCCATCTAGGATGCAAGGAGAAAGATTAGGTTTAGAACTAGTAAGACCAAACCTAATCGAAAGATTGGAACTAGATAATCAAACTGGTATAGATGAAATAACTGTTCCAGAGGAATTTATTGGAAGATCTTTAAGAGATTTAAATTTGAGGAAAAATTATTTAGTAAATGTTCTTGCTGCAGGCCCTGCTGAAGAGTTAACAGTTAATCCTCCAGCAAAATATATTTTGGAAAGAGGAAATATTTTGGTAGTCATGGGTAAAACTGTAGATTTACAGAAATTGCCTCAAAATTAA
- a CDS encoding potassium transporter TrkG, which translates to MKFTSKVYKIKDAYKKLSVPQFTIVTGLFIICLGTLILSSPLCSSSKVGLWEAFFTSTSAITVTGLTIIDIGVDLNFFGQVFLAFMLLSGGLGLMAITTFLQGFVVKGTKLKTRLDKGKTLDEFGVGGIGRTFQSIAITAIIIISLGAIILYVFGFVDIQNNWERLWSSIFHSISAYNNAGFSLMSNSLQDYRTNYLVNSVFVFLIVMGGLGWRVIDDIWSHKKNLSYKKLSLHSRLVIRTSFSLILFGSLGFFITESLLNSQFFNDLNLFERLMSSIFETVSARTAGFTNFPISLTSISDTGLLLLMTLMFIGASTGGTGGGIKTTTFIALMAATRSTLRGQKDVIISNRLISDKVILKAVGITVGSLLFVLLMAMLLSTTNTFVKKESFTFLEILFTCISAFATVGFDIGLTAKLNHFGQLILIVGMFVGRLGILLLLSALWQALYKSRIDRQKRIGYPRADLYV; encoded by the coding sequence GTGAAATTCACAAGCAAGGTTTATAAGATAAAAGATGCTTACAAAAAGCTATCTGTACCTCAATTTACTATTGTTACAGGCTTGTTTATTATTTGCCTTGGAACTTTAATTTTGAGCTCTCCATTATGTTCATCTTCAAAGGTTGGTTTGTGGGAAGCATTTTTTACATCTACTTCTGCAATAACAGTTACTGGCTTAACCATAATAGATATTGGTGTTGATTTAAATTTCTTTGGCCAAGTTTTCTTAGCTTTTATGCTCTTATCAGGTGGTTTAGGATTAATGGCCATTACAACATTTTTACAAGGGTTTGTTGTAAAGGGGACAAAGCTAAAAACTAGATTAGACAAAGGAAAGACTTTAGATGAATTTGGAGTTGGAGGAATTGGTCGAACTTTTCAAAGCATTGCTATTACAGCGATTATTATCATATCCTTGGGCGCAATTATCTTATATGTTTTTGGATTTGTAGACATTCAAAATAATTGGGAAAGACTATGGTCCTCGATTTTTCATAGCATTTCTGCGTATAACAATGCAGGATTTTCTCTAATGTCAAATAGTCTTCAAGACTATAGAACAAATTATTTGGTGAATAGTGTTTTTGTTTTTCTCATTGTTATGGGTGGATTGGGTTGGCGGGTTATTGATGATATTTGGAGTCATAAAAAAAATCTTTCATATAAGAAATTAAGCCTTCATTCAAGACTAGTTATTAGGACAAGTTTTTCTCTAATATTGTTCGGATCATTGGGATTCTTTATCACTGAATCACTGCTAAATAGTCAATTTTTTAATGATTTAAATTTGTTTGAACGGTTGATGTCATCTATCTTCGAAACAGTTAGTGCAAGAACTGCAGGCTTTACAAATTTTCCGATTTCTTTGACCTCTATCTCAGATACAGGACTCTTATTATTAATGACGCTTATGTTTATTGGAGCAAGTACAGGAGGTACTGGTGGAGGTATAAAAACAACTACATTTATTGCTTTAATGGCTGCAACTAGATCAACTTTAAGAGGTCAGAAAGATGTAATTATTAGCAATAGATTAATTTCAGATAAAGTTATTCTAAAGGCAGTTGGAATCACAGTTGGATCTTTGCTTTTTGTTCTTTTAATGGCAATGTTGCTTAGTACAACTAATACTTTTGTTAAAAAAGAATCATTCACATTCCTAGAAATTCTGTTCACTTGCATATCTGCATTTGCAACAGTTGGTTTTGATATTGGTTTAACTGCAAAATTAAATCATTTTGGTCAACTTATTCTTATTGTGGGTATGTTTGTGGGCAGACTTGGGATTCTTTTGCTTTTAAGTGCACTTTGGCAGGCTCTTTATAAGAGTAGAATAGATAGACAAAAGAGAATTGGCTATCCTAGGGCTGATCTATATGTTTAG
- a CDS encoding SLC13 family permease: MNLIAVVSNNFDAFITVVVLIMSIILFIRNTIAPELTGLLCVGIFISTGVLSPEKALAGFGSPSLITLMGLFAVSSALFKSGALDRVRELISSESIRTPRKLISLIAFLIAPISGIVPNTPVVASLLPLIESWCERRNISPSKVLLPLSFATLLGGTLTLLGSSVNLLVSDISQQLGYGGLELFSLTSIGIPVWLIGTTYMILVSDVLLPDRGRDKEFIKNGDMNIYFTEVTIPSTSELVGQSVRNSRLQRRFDVDVLELQRNGKVILPPLADRKIEPNDRLIIRVTRADLFRLQQEHTILLGENKTSFDGANVFSDDEGTKTFEALLPAGSTLAGASLRELRFRQRHNATVLALRRGQQTVQERLGQAVLRAGDVLLLQAPLDSIRGLQASNDLLILDQFEDDLPFLIKKPISIAIAIGMLVLPSVSNIPLVGSVLLAVIAMVACGCLRPAEIQKSIRLDVILLLGSLSCFSVAMQITGLADVIAVNLNFALNGMPLYFALVVIFVSTVILTQFISNAASVALILPVVIEFSNVLEISPSALIMLVLFGASQSFLTPMGYQTNLMVYGPGRYRFFDIAKYGAGLTLIMSFIVPALIILNYG; encoded by the coding sequence ATGAATTTAATTGCAGTAGTTAGTAATAATTTTGATGCGTTTATAACGGTAGTTGTTTTAATAATGTCAATAATTTTGTTTATTAGAAATACTATTGCACCAGAATTGACTGGTTTGTTATGTGTCGGAATATTTATATCTACTGGGGTTCTTTCTCCTGAAAAAGCTTTAGCTGGATTTGGTAGCCCTTCTTTAATTACCCTTATGGGTTTATTTGCAGTTTCCTCAGCATTATTTAAAAGTGGTGCCTTAGACAGAGTAAGAGAATTGATTTCTTCTGAAAGTATTCGAACTCCAAGGAAATTAATTTCTTTAATAGCTTTTTTGATTGCTCCAATATCTGGAATTGTACCTAATACTCCAGTAGTAGCATCTTTGTTACCTTTAATTGAAAGTTGGTGCGAGCGGAGAAATATATCACCATCAAAAGTTTTATTACCTCTTTCTTTTGCTACTTTACTCGGTGGAACTCTGACATTATTAGGTAGCTCAGTAAATCTTCTTGTAAGTGATATTAGTCAACAATTAGGTTACGGAGGTTTGGAATTATTTAGTTTGACTTCAATAGGAATTCCTGTATGGCTGATAGGTACAACCTATATGATTCTAGTTTCTGACGTGCTTTTACCAGATAGAGGGAGAGATAAGGAGTTTATTAAAAATGGTGATATGAATATATATTTTACCGAAGTTACTATTCCCTCTACTTCAGAATTAGTTGGACAATCTGTCAGAAATAGTAGATTGCAAAGACGATTTGACGTTGATGTTCTGGAATTGCAACGAAATGGAAAAGTTATTCTTCCTCCTTTGGCTGATAGAAAGATTGAACCGAATGATAGATTAATAATCCGCGTTACAAGGGCAGACTTGTTTAGGCTGCAGCAGGAACATACTATTCTGTTAGGAGAAAATAAAACATCGTTCGATGGGGCTAATGTTTTCTCAGATGATGAAGGTACTAAGACCTTTGAAGCCTTGTTGCCAGCTGGTTCAACTTTAGCTGGGGCAAGTTTGAGAGAATTAAGATTTAGGCAGCGTCATAATGCAACAGTTTTAGCATTAAGAAGAGGTCAGCAAACTGTTCAGGAGAGATTAGGCCAAGCTGTTTTAAGGGCTGGAGATGTTTTATTATTGCAAGCACCACTAGACTCAATAAGAGGTTTGCAAGCTAGTAATGATTTGCTTATTTTAGATCAATTCGAAGATGACTTACCTTTTTTGATAAAAAAACCCATATCGATTGCAATTGCAATAGGAATGTTGGTTTTGCCTTCGGTTTCTAATATTCCATTAGTAGGTTCAGTTCTTTTGGCAGTTATTGCAATGGTTGCTTGTGGATGTTTAAGACCTGCAGAGATACAAAAATCAATTAGGTTAGACGTTATTTTATTGCTGGGATCTTTGTCGTGTTTTAGTGTAGCTATGCAGATAACTGGATTAGCAGATGTAATTGCAGTTAATCTAAACTTCGCCCTTAACGGAATGCCTCTTTATTTTGCACTAGTCGTAATTTTTGTATCTACAGTTATTCTTACACAATTTATAAGTAATGCTGCTTCGGTTGCTTTGATTTTGCCTGTTGTTATTGAATTCTCAAATGTTTTAGAAATTTCACCAAGCGCTTTAATAATGCTTGTTTTATTTGGTGCAAGTCAATCTTTCTTGACTCCAATGGGTTATCAAACAAATTTAATGGTTTATGGTCCTGGAAGATATAGATTTTTTGATATAGCAAAATACGGCGCAGGATTAACACTTATAATGTCATTTATTGTGCCAGCATTGATAATTTTAAATTACGGGTAA